The proteins below are encoded in one region of Ereboglobus luteus:
- a CDS encoding autotransporter outer membrane beta-barrel domain-containing protein, whose protein sequence is MNTHPVADSTSRRFRHYTFFILHFALAALCAAQTRDDNRRLIWTGSAGAEWSGSSWKTTGSFLSYANSATATWSPVPDLAVSSMPFLGGDSVIFDDTGDSSTRDITIADEGVVVSDMVVSGAGDYTFSGGAITASSSSLTPNTYQLTQTGVVPGGRLLKVGAGTLTFSNTAANTFEGGVILAGGCIAIADARAFGNNSIVITATGGGSHLTPAIVTDAAGSLFDTPRLTSGTLVFAPDLRLAVAAAAAGLEITGDIFFNTGSLAATNALITLDIEGDTTISGRFYAGTNLWNSTAGSFNKTGAGTLTLTGSLNWLRGPNTVSEGRLIITNVGAIGSGDITIGASGTLTIQGIRDGSSFPMRFLGPDGRLEVVDSNVAFSWRAGTLVGDSGGNTIGTLVVTATSRLTAYATGTNRGALGTDATSVFVSDNSTLILGREGIAVNSPVGTPHPVNIATVAGNLDLSGNSTLVLLPNTNLKLSGTLNIDAGSQIALTGGGVARLEYAAGPADPDVYVPAGMSLTSNATPVGATGRQFDYLVVNQGANPLKDIAMMIDAIDAGISSISSRLDNYFLMPAAAPEPGRGRQWTNSLWARYYTSQIDYDTVSPEFPGHTADVNGMLAGIDAAFRQRFLIGLYAALGENNLDTTNDTTLRSKQHTFGLYTAVRFKYAYASVHLAVGDTDADSWRREPAGQTRGEWTNDFVTAGLEVGAIFTPWKNGLLKPRIGLHYTDIKVSDFKENGVSPMRVDDFTDSLTRADIGLQAAQRFTIPLVKLPASLGLNLAWKHAMREPRETIMAAYASAPELPAQLERGDYYRDAAVIGVNFRVSFPRNIHAAFDYEHQTGSSRTGNFFGALLGVTW, encoded by the coding sequence ATGAACACCCATCCCGTTGCCGATTCCACCTCCCGCCGCTTCCGGCATTATACATTCTTCATTCTTCATTTTGCATTAGCCGCGCTCTGCGCGGCGCAAACGCGCGACGACAACCGCCGCCTCATCTGGACGGGCTCCGCCGGCGCCGAGTGGAGCGGCTCCTCTTGGAAAACGACCGGCTCGTTCCTCAGTTACGCGAACTCCGCCACCGCCACCTGGTCGCCCGTCCCCGACCTGGCGGTTTCCTCGATGCCATTCCTCGGGGGCGACTCTGTTATTTTTGACGACACCGGCGATTCCTCGACCCGCGACATCACCATCGCCGACGAGGGCGTGGTTGTTTCCGACATGGTTGTGTCCGGCGCGGGCGACTACACGTTCTCCGGCGGCGCAATCACCGCCAGCAGTTCCTCCCTCACGCCAAACACCTACCAACTCACCCAGACCGGCGTCGTCCCCGGCGGGCGACTCCTCAAGGTCGGCGCGGGCACGCTCACCTTTTCAAACACCGCCGCCAACACGTTCGAGGGCGGCGTCATTCTCGCGGGCGGTTGTATCGCCATCGCCGACGCCCGGGCCTTCGGCAACAACAGCATTGTCATCACCGCCACTGGCGGCGGCTCCCATTTGACGCCCGCCATCGTCACCGATGCCGCGGGCTCCTTGTTCGACACGCCCCGTCTCACCAGCGGCACGCTCGTGTTTGCCCCCGACTTGCGCCTCGCCGTTGCGGCAGCCGCCGCCGGTCTCGAAATCACCGGGGACATCTTTTTCAACACCGGCTCGCTCGCGGCCACCAACGCCCTCATCACCCTCGACATCGAAGGCGACACCACGATCTCCGGACGCTTTTATGCCGGCACCAACCTATGGAATTCCACCGCCGGCTCCTTCAATAAAACCGGCGCCGGCACGCTCACCCTCACCGGCAGCCTCAACTGGCTTCGCGGCCCCAACACCGTTTCCGAGGGCCGCCTCATCATCACCAACGTCGGCGCCATCGGCTCGGGCGACATCACCATCGGCGCTTCCGGCACGCTCACCATCCAGGGCATCCGCGACGGATCCTCTTTTCCCATGCGCTTTCTCGGTCCCGACGGACGCTTGGAAGTCGTCGATAGCAACGTCGCCTTTAGCTGGCGCGCCGGCACCCTTGTCGGCGACTCCGGCGGCAACACAATCGGCACGCTTGTCGTCACCGCCACCTCGCGCCTCACGGCCTACGCCACCGGCACCAATCGCGGCGCGCTCGGCACCGATGCGACAAGCGTTTTTGTCAGCGACAACTCCACGCTCATCCTCGGGCGCGAAGGCATTGCCGTGAACAGCCCCGTCGGCACGCCGCATCCTGTCAACATCGCCACTGTCGCGGGCAATCTCGACCTCTCCGGCAACAGCACGCTCGTCCTCCTGCCCAACACCAACCTCAAGCTCTCCGGCACGCTCAACATCGACGCCGGCTCGCAAATCGCCCTCACCGGCGGCGGCGTCGCCCGCCTCGAATACGCCGCCGGCCCCGCCGACCCCGACGTGTATGTTCCCGCCGGAATGAGCCTCACCAGCAACGCCACGCCCGTCGGGGCCACCGGAAGGCAATTCGATTACCTCGTCGTCAACCAAGGCGCCAATCCGCTCAAGGACATCGCCATGATGATCGACGCGATTGACGCCGGCATCAGTTCCATCTCCTCCCGTCTCGACAACTATTTCCTCATGCCCGCCGCTGCTCCCGAACCCGGGCGCGGACGCCAGTGGACCAATTCCCTATGGGCGCGTTATTACACCAGCCAGATCGACTACGACACAGTCTCCCCCGAGTTCCCCGGTCACACGGCGGACGTCAACGGCATGCTCGCCGGCATCGACGCCGCGTTCCGCCAGCGCTTCCTCATCGGACTCTACGCCGCCCTCGGCGAGAACAACCTCGACACCACCAACGACACCACCCTCCGCTCCAAACAGCACACCTTCGGCCTCTACACCGCGGTCCGCTTCAAATACGCCTACGCCTCCGTTCACCTCGCGGTTGGCGACACCGACGCCGATTCCTGGCGCCGTGAACCCGCCGGACAAACCCGCGGCGAGTGGACGAACGACTTCGTCACCGCGGGCCTTGAAGTCGGCGCCATTTTCACCCCATGGAAAAACGGTCTTCTCAAGCCTCGCATCGGTCTTCACTACACGGACATCAAAGTTTCCGACTTCAAGGAAAACGGCGTCAGCCCGATGCGGGTTGACGATTTCACCGACTCGCTCACCCGGGCCGACATTGGACTGCAAGCCGCCCAGCGATTCACGATCCCGCTTGTGAAGCTCCCCGCTTCCCTCGGGCTCAACCTTGCATGGAAGCACGCCATGCGCGAACCCCGCGAAACCATCATGGCCGCCTACGCCAGCGCGCCCGAGCTTCCCGCGCAACTCGAACGGGGCGATTACTATCGCGACGCCGCCGTCATCGGTGTGAACTTCCGTGTTTCCTTCCCCCGCAACATTCACGCCGCATTCGATTACGAGCACCAAACCGGCTCCTCTCGCACCGGTAATTTCTTCGGCGCGCTCCTTGGTGTCACGTGGTAA